A single window of Ovis canadensis isolate MfBH-ARS-UI-01 breed Bighorn chromosome 17, ARS-UI_OviCan_v2, whole genome shotgun sequence DNA harbors:
- the ARVCF gene encoding splicing regulator ARVCF isoform X10 yields MPAELRQEQSPGSQASLATMPEAPEVLEETVTVEEDPGTPTSHVSIVTSEDGTTRRTETKVTKTVKTVTTRTLRQVPVGPDGLPLLDGGPPLGPFTDGPLDRHFLLRGGGPAATASRTCLGGGGGFPEEPRDVPGYGSLSRGLGVRPPRGGPPGPGPGDGCFTLPGRREAFPAGPVPEPGPPAVRSQPERFQAEPYGLEDDARSLAADEEGAPELEPEYGTAARRRPDCGRGLRARAYEDVADDGGDLMEERPPFPATAAPLAQPERGSLGSLERAARRSPSADSARKEPRWRDPELPEVLAMLRHPVDPVKANAAAYLQHLCFENEAVKRRVRQLRGLPLLVALLDHPRAEVRRRACGALRNLSYGRDADNKAAIRDCGGVPALVRLLRAARDSEVRELVTGTLWNLSSYEPLKMVIIDHGLQTLTHEVIVPSSGWEPEPNEDSKPRDAEWTTVFKNTSGCLRNVSSDGAEARRRLRECEGLVDALLHALQSAVGRKDTDNKSVENCVCIVRNLSYHVHKEVPGAERYQEAEPGPPGGSGSTQRRSREDAGCFGGKKAKGKRDGEMDQNSDTLDLPKRTEAAKGFELLYQPEVVRLYLSLLTESRNFNTLEAAAGALQNLSAGNWVWATYIRAAVRKERGLPVLVELLQSETDKVVRAVAIALRNLSLDRRNKDLIGSYAMAELVRNVRSAQAPTRPGTRLEEDTVVAVLNTIHEIVSDSLDNARSLLQARGVPALVALGASSQSAREAKAASHVLQTVWSYKELRSALQKDGWSKARWQSAAANARGPKAAPSPGGLDDSTLPLVEKSLDGEKPGGQDVIPMEALGPADGYSTMDRRERRARGSDPAGEASEKEPLKPDPSRKAPPPGPSRPAVRLVDAVGDARPQPVDSWV; encoded by the exons ATGCCGGCCGAACTCAGACAG GAGCAGAGCCCGGGCAGCCAGGCCTCGCTGGCCACAATGCCGGAGGCGCCCGAGGTGCTGGAGGAGACCGTGACGGTGGAGGAGGACCCGGGCACACCCACCTCCCACGTGTCCATCGTCACGTCCGAAGACGGCACCACGCGCCGCACGGAGACCAAG GTCACCAAGACAGTCAAGACGGTGACCACGAGAACCCTGCGCCAGGTGCCCGTGGGCCCCGACGGCCTCCCCCTGCTGGACGGCGGGCCCCCGCTGGGCCCCTTCACCGACGGCCCCCTGGACCGGCACTTCCTGCTGCGCGGGGGCGGCCCGGCGGCCACGGCCTCCCGCACCTgcctcggcggcggcggcggctttCCCGAGGAGCCCCGCGACGTCCCCGGCTACGGAAGCCTGTCTCGAGGGCTGGGCGTCCGGCCCCCACGCGGAGGACCCCCGGGCCCGGGCCCCGGCGATGGCTGCTTCACCCTGCCCGGCCGGCGGGAGGCCTTCCCCGCGGGGCCGGTGCCGGAGCCGGGGCCGCCGGCCGTCCGCTCGCAACCCGAGCGGTTCCAGGCAGAGCCGTATGGCTTGGAGGACGACGCTCGCAGCCTGGCCGCCGACGAAGAAGGGGCGCCGGAGCTGGAGCCGGAGTATGGCACCGCCGCGCGGAGGAGGCCGGACTGTGGGCGGGGCCTGCGCGCCAG GGCCTACGAGGACGTGGCAGACGACGGCGGCGACCTGATGGAGGAGCGACCGCCCTTCCCGGCCACCGCGGCGCCCCTGGCGCAGCCGGAACGCGGCAGCCTGGGCAGCCTGGAGCGGGCGGCGCGGCGCTCGCCCTCGGCGGACAGTGCCCGCAAGGAGCCGCGCTGGCGGGACCCCGAGCTGCCTGAGGTGCTTGCCATGCTGCGGCACCCTGTGGACCCCGTGAAGGCCAACGCGGCCGCCTACCTGCAGCACCTGTGCTTCGAGAACGAGGCCGTCAAGAGGCGCGTGCGGCAGCTGCGGGGGCTGCCGCTGCTCGTGGCCCTGCTGGACCACCCGCGCGCGGAGGTGCGGCGCCGGGCCTGCGGGGCGCTGCGGAACCTCTCCTACGGCAGGGACGCGGACAACAAGGCCGCCATCCGGGACTGCGGCGGAGTGCCCGCCCTGGTGCGCCTGCTGCGGGCCGCGCGGGACAGCGAAGTCCGCGAGCTCGTCACAG GCACGCTCTGGAACCTGTCATCCTACGAGCCCCTGAAGATGGTCATCATCGACCATGGCCTGCAGACGCTGACCCACGAGGTCATCGTGCCGAGCTCGGGCTGGGAGCCGGAGCCCAATGAGGACTCCAAGCCGCGGGACGCCGAATGGACGACCGTCTTCAAGAACACGTCAGGCTGCCTGAG GAACGTGAGCTCGGATGGCGCAGAGGCCCGACGGCGGCTCCGCGAATGTGAGGGGCTGGTGGATGCCCTGCTGCACGCCCTGCAGTCGGCCGTGGGCAGGAAGGACACGGACAACAAG TCGGTGGAAAACTGCGTGTGCATCGTCCGGAACCTCTCCTACCACGTGCACAAGGAGGTGCCGGGGGCCGAGAGGTACCAGGAAGCCGAGCCCGGGCCCCCGGGTGGCTCCGGGAGCACCCAGCGCCGGAGCAGGGAGGACGCCGGCTGCTTCGGTGGCAAGAAGGCCAAAG GGAAGCGGGATGGGGAGATGGACCAGAACTCGGACACCCTGGACCTGCCCAAGCGCACTGAGGCTGCCAAGG GCTTCGAGCTGCTGTACCAGCCCGAGGTGGTGCGTCTCTACCTGTCCCTCCTGACGGAGAGCCGCAACTTCAACACCCTGGAGGCCGCGGCCGGCGCCCTGCAGAACCTCAGCGCCGGGAACTGGGTG TGGGCCACGTACATCCGCGCCGCGGTGCGCAAGGAGCGCGGGCTGCCGGTGCTCGTGGAGCTGCTGCAGTCGGAGACCGACAAGGTGGTGCGCGCCGTCGCCATCGCCCTGCGCAACCTCTCGCTCGACCGGCGCAACAAGGACCTTATCG GGAGCTACGCCATGGCCGAGCTCGTGCGAAACGTGCGCAGCGCGCAGGCGCCCACCCGGCCCGGTACCCGCTTGGAAGAGGATACAGTGGTGGCCGTGCTCAACACCATTCACGAGATCGTGTCCGACAGTCTGGACAACGCGCGCTCCCTGCTGCAAGCTCGCGGCGTGCCCGCGCTGGTGGCACTGGGCGCCTCCAG CCAATCGGCGCGCGAGGCGAAGGCCGCGTCGCACGTGCTGCAGACGGTGTGGAGCTACAAGGAGCTGCGAAGCGCCCTGCAGAAAGACGGCTGGAGCAAGGCGCGCTGGCAG TCAGCCGCTGCTAATGCCAGAGGCCCCAAGGCAGCCCCGAGTCCGGGAGGCTTGGACGACAGCACGCTGCCGCTGGTGGAAAAGAGCCTGG ACGGTGAGAAGCCAGGCGGCCAGGACGTGATTCCCATGGAGGCACTTGGTCCAG cAGACGGCTACTCCACCATGGACAGGCGGGAGCGCAGGGCTCGAGGCAGTGACCCCGCGGGGGAGGCCTCTGAGAAGGAGCCGTTGAAA CCCGACCCCAGCAGGAAGGCTCCTCCGCCCGGGCCCAGCAGGCCTGCGGTCAGGCTGGTGGACGCTGTGGGGGACGCCAGGCCTCAGCCTGTCGACTCCTGGGTCTAG
- the ARVCF gene encoding splicing regulator ARVCF isoform X3, with protein MALSTWGSPRGPGGWPGSTLGGSALSLGTQRVRLPRSPPAFAAAASVSGPAAGRAQEQSPGSQASLATMPEAPEVLEETVTVEEDPGTPTSHVSIVTSEDGTTRRTETKVTKTVKTVTTRTLRQVPVGPDGLPLLDGGPPLGPFTDGPLDRHFLLRGGGPAATASRTCLGGGGGFPEEPRDVPGYGSLSRGLGVRPPRGGPPGPGPGDGCFTLPGRREAFPAGPVPEPGPPAVRSQPERFQAEPYGLEDDARSLAADEEGAPELEPEYGTAARRRPDCGRGLRARAYEDVADDGGDLMEERPPFPATAAPLAQPERGSLGSLERAARRSPSADSARKEPRWRDPELPEVLAMLRHPVDPVKANAAAYLQHLCFENEAVKRRVRQLRGLPLLVALLDHPRAEVRRRACGALRNLSYGRDADNKAAIRDCGGVPALVRLLRAARDSEVRELVTGTLWNLSSYEPLKMVIIDHGLQTLTHEVIVPSSGWEPEPNEDSKPRDAEWTTVFKNTSGCLRNVSSDGAEARRRLRECEGLVDALLHALQSAVGRKDTDNKSVENCVCIVRNLSYHVHKEVPGAERYQEAEPGPPGGSGSTQRRSREDAGCFGGKKAKGKRDGEMDQNSDTLDLPKRTEAAKGFELLYQPEVVRLYLSLLTESRNFNTLEAAAGALQNLSAGNWVWATYIRAAVRKERGLPVLVELLQSETDKVVRAVAIALRNLSLDRRNKDLIGSYAMAELVRNVRSAQAPTRPGTRLEEDTVVAVLNTIHEIVSDSLDNARSLLQARGVPALVALGASSQSAREAKAASHVLQTVWSYKELRSALQKDGWSKARWQSAAANARGPKAAPSPGGLDDSTLPLVEKSLDGEKPGGQDVIPMEALGPADGYSTMDRRERRARGSDPAGEASEKEPLKPDPSRKAPPPGPSRPAVRLVDAVGDARPQPVDSWV; from the exons ATGGCACTTTCCACCTGGGGGAGCCCCCGGGGCCCAGGCGGCTGGCCAGGGTCCACTCTGGGCGGCTCAGCACTCAGCCTGGGCACGCAGAGGGTTCGGCTTCCACGGAGTCCCcctgcctttgctgctgctgcgtccGTCAGCGGGCCAGCTGCCGGAAGGGCTCAG GAGCAGAGCCCGGGCAGCCAGGCCTCGCTGGCCACAATGCCGGAGGCGCCCGAGGTGCTGGAGGAGACCGTGACGGTGGAGGAGGACCCGGGCACACCCACCTCCCACGTGTCCATCGTCACGTCCGAAGACGGCACCACGCGCCGCACGGAGACCAAG GTCACCAAGACAGTCAAGACGGTGACCACGAGAACCCTGCGCCAGGTGCCCGTGGGCCCCGACGGCCTCCCCCTGCTGGACGGCGGGCCCCCGCTGGGCCCCTTCACCGACGGCCCCCTGGACCGGCACTTCCTGCTGCGCGGGGGCGGCCCGGCGGCCACGGCCTCCCGCACCTgcctcggcggcggcggcggctttCCCGAGGAGCCCCGCGACGTCCCCGGCTACGGAAGCCTGTCTCGAGGGCTGGGCGTCCGGCCCCCACGCGGAGGACCCCCGGGCCCGGGCCCCGGCGATGGCTGCTTCACCCTGCCCGGCCGGCGGGAGGCCTTCCCCGCGGGGCCGGTGCCGGAGCCGGGGCCGCCGGCCGTCCGCTCGCAACCCGAGCGGTTCCAGGCAGAGCCGTATGGCTTGGAGGACGACGCTCGCAGCCTGGCCGCCGACGAAGAAGGGGCGCCGGAGCTGGAGCCGGAGTATGGCACCGCCGCGCGGAGGAGGCCGGACTGTGGGCGGGGCCTGCGCGCCAG GGCCTACGAGGACGTGGCAGACGACGGCGGCGACCTGATGGAGGAGCGACCGCCCTTCCCGGCCACCGCGGCGCCCCTGGCGCAGCCGGAACGCGGCAGCCTGGGCAGCCTGGAGCGGGCGGCGCGGCGCTCGCCCTCGGCGGACAGTGCCCGCAAGGAGCCGCGCTGGCGGGACCCCGAGCTGCCTGAGGTGCTTGCCATGCTGCGGCACCCTGTGGACCCCGTGAAGGCCAACGCGGCCGCCTACCTGCAGCACCTGTGCTTCGAGAACGAGGCCGTCAAGAGGCGCGTGCGGCAGCTGCGGGGGCTGCCGCTGCTCGTGGCCCTGCTGGACCACCCGCGCGCGGAGGTGCGGCGCCGGGCCTGCGGGGCGCTGCGGAACCTCTCCTACGGCAGGGACGCGGACAACAAGGCCGCCATCCGGGACTGCGGCGGAGTGCCCGCCCTGGTGCGCCTGCTGCGGGCCGCGCGGGACAGCGAAGTCCGCGAGCTCGTCACAG GCACGCTCTGGAACCTGTCATCCTACGAGCCCCTGAAGATGGTCATCATCGACCATGGCCTGCAGACGCTGACCCACGAGGTCATCGTGCCGAGCTCGGGCTGGGAGCCGGAGCCCAATGAGGACTCCAAGCCGCGGGACGCCGAATGGACGACCGTCTTCAAGAACACGTCAGGCTGCCTGAG GAACGTGAGCTCGGATGGCGCAGAGGCCCGACGGCGGCTCCGCGAATGTGAGGGGCTGGTGGATGCCCTGCTGCACGCCCTGCAGTCGGCCGTGGGCAGGAAGGACACGGACAACAAG TCGGTGGAAAACTGCGTGTGCATCGTCCGGAACCTCTCCTACCACGTGCACAAGGAGGTGCCGGGGGCCGAGAGGTACCAGGAAGCCGAGCCCGGGCCCCCGGGTGGCTCCGGGAGCACCCAGCGCCGGAGCAGGGAGGACGCCGGCTGCTTCGGTGGCAAGAAGGCCAAAG GGAAGCGGGATGGGGAGATGGACCAGAACTCGGACACCCTGGACCTGCCCAAGCGCACTGAGGCTGCCAAGG GCTTCGAGCTGCTGTACCAGCCCGAGGTGGTGCGTCTCTACCTGTCCCTCCTGACGGAGAGCCGCAACTTCAACACCCTGGAGGCCGCGGCCGGCGCCCTGCAGAACCTCAGCGCCGGGAACTGGGTG TGGGCCACGTACATCCGCGCCGCGGTGCGCAAGGAGCGCGGGCTGCCGGTGCTCGTGGAGCTGCTGCAGTCGGAGACCGACAAGGTGGTGCGCGCCGTCGCCATCGCCCTGCGCAACCTCTCGCTCGACCGGCGCAACAAGGACCTTATCG GGAGCTACGCCATGGCCGAGCTCGTGCGAAACGTGCGCAGCGCGCAGGCGCCCACCCGGCCCGGTACCCGCTTGGAAGAGGATACAGTGGTGGCCGTGCTCAACACCATTCACGAGATCGTGTCCGACAGTCTGGACAACGCGCGCTCCCTGCTGCAAGCTCGCGGCGTGCCCGCGCTGGTGGCACTGGGCGCCTCCAG CCAATCGGCGCGCGAGGCGAAGGCCGCGTCGCACGTGCTGCAGACGGTGTGGAGCTACAAGGAGCTGCGAAGCGCCCTGCAGAAAGACGGCTGGAGCAAGGCGCGCTGGCAG TCAGCCGCTGCTAATGCCAGAGGCCCCAAGGCAGCCCCGAGTCCGGGAGGCTTGGACGACAGCACGCTGCCGCTGGTGGAAAAGAGCCTGG ACGGTGAGAAGCCAGGCGGCCAGGACGTGATTCCCATGGAGGCACTTGGTCCAG cAGACGGCTACTCCACCATGGACAGGCGGGAGCGCAGGGCTCGAGGCAGTGACCCCGCGGGGGAGGCCTCTGAGAAGGAGCCGTTGAAA CCCGACCCCAGCAGGAAGGCTCCTCCGCCCGGGCCCAGCAGGCCTGCGGTCAGGCTGGTGGACGCTGTGGGGGACGCCAGGCCTCAGCCTGTCGACTCCTGGGTCTAG
- the ARVCF gene encoding splicing regulator ARVCF isoform X1, translating to MEDCSVRSAATILASVREQEARFELLTRALEQERRHVALQLERAQQPGTGGGQSLPMAWQQLVLQEQSPGSQASLATMPEAPEVLEETVTVEEDPGTPTSHVSIVTSEDGTTRRTETKVTKTVKTVTTRTLRQVPVGPDGLPLLDGGPPLGPFTDGPLDRHFLLRGGGPAATASRTCLGGGGGFPEEPRDVPGYGSLSRGLGVRPPRGGPPGPGPGDGCFTLPGRREAFPAGPVPEPGPPAVRSQPERFQAEPYGLEDDARSLAADEEGAPELEPEYGTAARRRPDCGRGLRARAYEDVADDGGDLMEERPPFPATAAPLAQPERGSLGSLERAARRSPSADSARKEPRWRDPELPEVLAMLRHPVDPVKANAAAYLQHLCFENEAVKRRVRQLRGLPLLVALLDHPRAEVRRRACGALRNLSYGRDADNKAAIRDCGGVPALVRLLRAARDSEVRELVTGTLWNLSSYEPLKMVIIDHGLQTLTHEVIVPSSGWEPEPNEDSKPRDAEWTTVFKNTSGCLRNVSSDGAEARRRLRECEGLVDALLHALQSAVGRKDTDNKSVENCVCIVRNLSYHVHKEVPGAERYQEAEPGPPGGSGSTQRRSREDAGCFGGKKAKGKRDGEMDQNSDTLDLPKRTEAAKGFELLYQPEVVRLYLSLLTESRNFNTLEAAAGALQNLSAGNWVWATYIRAAVRKERGLPVLVELLQSETDKVVRAVAIALRNLSLDRRNKDLIGSYAMAELVRNVRSAQAPTRPGTRLEEDTVVAVLNTIHEIVSDSLDNARSLLQARGVPALVALGASSQSAREAKAASHVLQTVWSYKELRSALQKDGWSKARWQSAAANARGPKAAPSPGGLDDSTLPLVEKSLDGEKPGGQDVIPMEALGPADGYSTMDRRERRARGSDPAGEASEKEPLKPDPSRKAPPPGPSRPAVRLVDAVGDARPQPVDSWV from the exons ATGGAGGACTGCAGTGTGCGCTCTGCCGCCACCATCCTGGCCTCGGTGAGAGAGCAGGAGGCCCGCTTCGAGCTGCTGACGCGGGCGCTGGAGCAGGAGCGGCGCCATGTCGCCCTGCAGCTGGAGCGAGCCCAGCAGCCTGGCACAGGTGGCGGGCAGTCCCTGCCCATGGCCTGGCAACAGCTGGTTCTGCAG GAGCAGAGCCCGGGCAGCCAGGCCTCGCTGGCCACAATGCCGGAGGCGCCCGAGGTGCTGGAGGAGACCGTGACGGTGGAGGAGGACCCGGGCACACCCACCTCCCACGTGTCCATCGTCACGTCCGAAGACGGCACCACGCGCCGCACGGAGACCAAG GTCACCAAGACAGTCAAGACGGTGACCACGAGAACCCTGCGCCAGGTGCCCGTGGGCCCCGACGGCCTCCCCCTGCTGGACGGCGGGCCCCCGCTGGGCCCCTTCACCGACGGCCCCCTGGACCGGCACTTCCTGCTGCGCGGGGGCGGCCCGGCGGCCACGGCCTCCCGCACCTgcctcggcggcggcggcggctttCCCGAGGAGCCCCGCGACGTCCCCGGCTACGGAAGCCTGTCTCGAGGGCTGGGCGTCCGGCCCCCACGCGGAGGACCCCCGGGCCCGGGCCCCGGCGATGGCTGCTTCACCCTGCCCGGCCGGCGGGAGGCCTTCCCCGCGGGGCCGGTGCCGGAGCCGGGGCCGCCGGCCGTCCGCTCGCAACCCGAGCGGTTCCAGGCAGAGCCGTATGGCTTGGAGGACGACGCTCGCAGCCTGGCCGCCGACGAAGAAGGGGCGCCGGAGCTGGAGCCGGAGTATGGCACCGCCGCGCGGAGGAGGCCGGACTGTGGGCGGGGCCTGCGCGCCAG GGCCTACGAGGACGTGGCAGACGACGGCGGCGACCTGATGGAGGAGCGACCGCCCTTCCCGGCCACCGCGGCGCCCCTGGCGCAGCCGGAACGCGGCAGCCTGGGCAGCCTGGAGCGGGCGGCGCGGCGCTCGCCCTCGGCGGACAGTGCCCGCAAGGAGCCGCGCTGGCGGGACCCCGAGCTGCCTGAGGTGCTTGCCATGCTGCGGCACCCTGTGGACCCCGTGAAGGCCAACGCGGCCGCCTACCTGCAGCACCTGTGCTTCGAGAACGAGGCCGTCAAGAGGCGCGTGCGGCAGCTGCGGGGGCTGCCGCTGCTCGTGGCCCTGCTGGACCACCCGCGCGCGGAGGTGCGGCGCCGGGCCTGCGGGGCGCTGCGGAACCTCTCCTACGGCAGGGACGCGGACAACAAGGCCGCCATCCGGGACTGCGGCGGAGTGCCCGCCCTGGTGCGCCTGCTGCGGGCCGCGCGGGACAGCGAAGTCCGCGAGCTCGTCACAG GCACGCTCTGGAACCTGTCATCCTACGAGCCCCTGAAGATGGTCATCATCGACCATGGCCTGCAGACGCTGACCCACGAGGTCATCGTGCCGAGCTCGGGCTGGGAGCCGGAGCCCAATGAGGACTCCAAGCCGCGGGACGCCGAATGGACGACCGTCTTCAAGAACACGTCAGGCTGCCTGAG GAACGTGAGCTCGGATGGCGCAGAGGCCCGACGGCGGCTCCGCGAATGTGAGGGGCTGGTGGATGCCCTGCTGCACGCCCTGCAGTCGGCCGTGGGCAGGAAGGACACGGACAACAAG TCGGTGGAAAACTGCGTGTGCATCGTCCGGAACCTCTCCTACCACGTGCACAAGGAGGTGCCGGGGGCCGAGAGGTACCAGGAAGCCGAGCCCGGGCCCCCGGGTGGCTCCGGGAGCACCCAGCGCCGGAGCAGGGAGGACGCCGGCTGCTTCGGTGGCAAGAAGGCCAAAG GGAAGCGGGATGGGGAGATGGACCAGAACTCGGACACCCTGGACCTGCCCAAGCGCACTGAGGCTGCCAAGG GCTTCGAGCTGCTGTACCAGCCCGAGGTGGTGCGTCTCTACCTGTCCCTCCTGACGGAGAGCCGCAACTTCAACACCCTGGAGGCCGCGGCCGGCGCCCTGCAGAACCTCAGCGCCGGGAACTGGGTG TGGGCCACGTACATCCGCGCCGCGGTGCGCAAGGAGCGCGGGCTGCCGGTGCTCGTGGAGCTGCTGCAGTCGGAGACCGACAAGGTGGTGCGCGCCGTCGCCATCGCCCTGCGCAACCTCTCGCTCGACCGGCGCAACAAGGACCTTATCG GGAGCTACGCCATGGCCGAGCTCGTGCGAAACGTGCGCAGCGCGCAGGCGCCCACCCGGCCCGGTACCCGCTTGGAAGAGGATACAGTGGTGGCCGTGCTCAACACCATTCACGAGATCGTGTCCGACAGTCTGGACAACGCGCGCTCCCTGCTGCAAGCTCGCGGCGTGCCCGCGCTGGTGGCACTGGGCGCCTCCAG CCAATCGGCGCGCGAGGCGAAGGCCGCGTCGCACGTGCTGCAGACGGTGTGGAGCTACAAGGAGCTGCGAAGCGCCCTGCAGAAAGACGGCTGGAGCAAGGCGCGCTGGCAG TCAGCCGCTGCTAATGCCAGAGGCCCCAAGGCAGCCCCGAGTCCGGGAGGCTTGGACGACAGCACGCTGCCGCTGGTGGAAAAGAGCCTGG ACGGTGAGAAGCCAGGCGGCCAGGACGTGATTCCCATGGAGGCACTTGGTCCAG cAGACGGCTACTCCACCATGGACAGGCGGGAGCGCAGGGCTCGAGGCAGTGACCCCGCGGGGGAGGCCTCTGAGAAGGAGCCGTTGAAA CCCGACCCCAGCAGGAAGGCTCCTCCGCCCGGGCCCAGCAGGCCTGCGGTCAGGCTGGTGGACGCTGTGGGGGACGCCAGGCCTCAGCCTGTCGACTCCTGGGTCTAG